From the genome of Bradyrhizobium sp. SZCCHNS1050, one region includes:
- a CDS encoding O-acetylhomoserine aminocarboxypropyltransferase, with protein MTERPPGFATLAIHAGAQPDPTTGARATPIYQTTSFVFNDADHAASLFGLQAFGNIYTRIGNPTNAVLEERVAALEGGTAALAVASGHAAQVVALQQLLSPGDEFIAARKLYGGSINQFTHSFKSFGWNVVWADTDDVASFEAAVSPRTKAVFIESIANPGGTITDIEAVAQVARKAGVPLIVDNTLASPYLIRPIDHGADIVLHSLTKFLGGHGNSIGGVIVDAGTFDWAGSGDKYPMLTQPRPEYHGIRLHETFGNFAFAIACRVLGLRDLGPALSPFNAFMILTGIETLPLRMQKHCDNAKAVAEYLSKHPGVASVNYAGLPEDKYYTLARKYCPKGAGAVFTFSVKGGYDAGVKLVSNLKLFSHLANVGDTRSLVIHPASTTHSQLDDAAKIKAGAGPDIVRISVGIEDKEDLIADLEQALSA; from the coding sequence ATGACCGAACGTCCCCCGGGATTTGCCACCCTTGCCATTCACGCCGGCGCCCAGCCCGACCCGACCACCGGCGCGCGGGCGACGCCGATCTACCAGACCACGTCGTTCGTGTTCAACGATGCCGACCACGCCGCCTCGCTGTTCGGGCTGCAGGCATTCGGCAACATCTACACCCGCATCGGCAACCCGACCAACGCCGTGCTGGAGGAGCGCGTCGCCGCGCTCGAGGGCGGCACCGCCGCGCTTGCCGTTGCCTCAGGCCATGCCGCGCAGGTCGTGGCGCTGCAGCAGTTGCTGTCCCCCGGCGACGAGTTCATCGCCGCGCGAAAACTCTATGGCGGCTCGATCAACCAGTTCACGCATTCGTTCAAGAGCTTTGGCTGGAACGTGGTGTGGGCCGACACCGATGACGTCGCGAGCTTCGAGGCGGCGGTGAGCCCACGCACCAAGGCTGTATTCATCGAGTCGATCGCCAATCCCGGCGGCACCATCACCGACATCGAGGCGGTCGCGCAGGTGGCGCGCAAGGCGGGCGTGCCGCTGATCGTCGACAACACCTTGGCTTCGCCCTACCTGATCCGCCCGATCGATCACGGCGCCGACATCGTGCTGCACTCGCTGACCAAGTTCTTGGGCGGCCACGGCAACTCGATCGGCGGCGTCATCGTCGATGCCGGCACCTTCGACTGGGCCGGCAGTGGCGATAAATATCCGATGCTGACGCAGCCGCGACCGGAATATCACGGCATCCGGCTGCACGAGACGTTCGGCAATTTCGCCTTCGCGATCGCCTGCCGCGTGCTGGGCCTGCGTGATCTCGGACCGGCGTTGTCGCCATTCAACGCCTTCATGATCCTGACCGGCATCGAGACCCTGCCGCTGCGCATGCAGAAGCACTGCGACAATGCCAAGGCGGTCGCCGAATATCTCAGCAAGCATCCCGGCGTGGCCTCGGTGAACTACGCCGGCCTGCCCGAGGACAAGTATTACACGCTCGCCCGCAAATACTGCCCGAAGGGCGCCGGCGCCGTGTTCACCTTCTCGGTCAAGGGCGGCTACGACGCCGGCGTCAAGCTGGTGTCGAACCTGAAGCTGTTCTCGCATCTCGCCAATGTCGGCGACACCCGCTCGCTGGTGATCCACCCGGCCTCGACCACGCACAGCCAGCTCGACGACGCCGCGAAGATCAAGGCCGGCGCCGGCCCCGACATCGTCCGCATCTCCGTCGGCATCGAGGACAAGGAAGACCTGATCGCCGACCTCGAGCAGGCGCTGAGCGCGTAA
- a CDS encoding CoA-binding protein has translation MNHDTYPDDYIRGILNGVKVIAMVGASPSEIRPSFFAFKYLVQRGYDMIPVNPGHVGKSLMGRPFVASLADIGRPLDMVDIFRSSQHIMPVVDEALKLSPLPKVIWMQLGARDDAAAEKAEAAGLKVVMNRCPKIEYGRLSSEISWMGVNSRTISAKRAPIPTQGMRLSLNRTSVGGGTTAAADRAAKDRSDPA, from the coding sequence ATGAATCACGACACCTATCCCGACGACTACATCCGCGGCATTCTCAACGGCGTGAAGGTGATCGCGATGGTCGGCGCCTCGCCGTCGGAGATCCGGCCGAGCTTCTTCGCCTTCAAATATCTGGTGCAGCGCGGCTACGACATGATCCCGGTGAACCCCGGCCATGTCGGCAAGAGCCTGATGGGCCGCCCCTTCGTCGCCTCGCTCGCCGACATTGGCCGCCCGCTCGACATGGTCGACATCTTCCGGAGCTCGCAGCACATCATGCCCGTCGTCGACGAGGCGCTGAAGCTCTCACCTTTGCCGAAGGTGATCTGGATGCAGCTCGGCGCGCGTGACGATGCGGCGGCCGAAAAGGCCGAGGCCGCTGGACTGAAGGTCGTGATGAACCGCTGCCCCAAGATCGAATATGGCCGGCTGTCGTCGGAGATCTCCTGGATGGGCGTCAACTCGCGCACCATCAGCGCCAAGCGCGCGCCGATCCCGACGCAAGGCATGCGGCTGTCGCTGAACCGTACCAGCGTCGGCGGCGGCACGACGGCCGCGGCCGACCGCGCCGCGAAGGACAGAAGCGATCCCGCCTGA
- a CDS encoding enoyl-CoA hydratase: MSVPALADAADTPILLREMAGPVAVLTLNRPAQRNSLSEPLIAELHRALAEIGADKAVRAVVIAANGPAFCAGHDLKELTAHRSEADRGRAFFARLMNACSAMMQAIVHLPKPVVASVQGIATAAGCQLVASCDLAVASERASFATPGVDIGLFCSTPMVALSRNVPRKQAMEMLLTGEPVPAVRARELGLVNRVVTAGTERDTAIALAQQVARKSAYTIKLGKEAFYRQAEMSLADAYRYAAEVMTQNMLARDAEEGIGAFIEKRTPNWRDE; encoded by the coding sequence ATGTCCGTCCCTGCCCTCGCCGACGCCGCCGATACGCCGATTCTGTTGCGCGAGATGGCGGGCCCCGTCGCCGTGCTCACGCTCAACCGCCCGGCACAGCGCAACAGCCTGTCGGAGCCGCTGATCGCAGAGCTGCATCGGGCCCTGGCCGAGATCGGCGCCGACAAGGCCGTGCGCGCCGTGGTGATCGCAGCGAATGGCCCTGCGTTCTGCGCCGGCCATGACCTCAAGGAACTCACCGCGCATCGCAGCGAGGCCGACCGCGGCCGCGCCTTCTTCGCCCGGCTGATGAACGCCTGCAGCGCGATGATGCAGGCGATCGTGCATCTGCCCAAGCCGGTTGTCGCGTCCGTGCAGGGCATCGCCACCGCCGCCGGCTGTCAACTGGTCGCGAGCTGCGATCTCGCCGTCGCCTCCGAGCGCGCCTCGTTCGCCACGCCCGGCGTCGACATCGGCCTGTTCTGCTCGACGCCGATGGTGGCGCTGTCGCGCAACGTACCCCGCAAGCAGGCGATGGAGATGCTGCTGACCGGCGAGCCGGTTCCCGCTGTCCGCGCCCGCGAATTGGGCCTCGTCAACCGCGTGGTCACGGCCGGCACGGAACGCGACACCGCGATTGCGCTGGCACAACAAGTGGCGCGCAAATCGGCCTATACGATCAAGCTCGGCAAGGAGGCATTCTACCGCCAGGCCGAGATGAGCCTTGCCGACGCCTATCGCTATGCGGCAGAGGTGATGACGCAGAACATGCTCGCCCGCGACGCCGAGGAAGGCATCGGCGCCTTCATCGAGAAGCGGACGCCGAATTGGCGGGACGAGTGA
- a CDS encoding PaaI family thioesterase: protein MTAKMTIAELETFLHAEFPQAFRTGGDISIESADGKSCRMRQRFNERMLRPGGTVSGPTLMALADFAMYVVLLSAIGPVGLAVTTNLNINFLRKGAAGADVLAEARLLKLGKRLAVGEVTLLSGESPDPIAHVTATYSIPNA from the coding sequence ATGACGGCGAAGATGACCATCGCGGAGCTGGAAACGTTCCTGCACGCGGAATTTCCCCAGGCGTTCCGCACCGGCGGTGACATTTCGATCGAGAGCGCCGACGGCAAGAGCTGCCGGATGCGCCAGCGCTTCAATGAGCGCATGTTGCGCCCCGGCGGCACCGTCTCCGGGCCGACATTGATGGCGCTGGCCGATTTCGCGATGTACGTGGTGCTCTTGTCGGCGATCGGTCCGGTCGGTCTTGCGGTGACCACGAATCTCAACATCAACTTCCTGCGCAAGGGCGCGGCCGGCGCCGATGTGCTGGCGGAGGCGCGGCTGCTCAAGCTCGGCAAGCGGCTCGCGGTCGGCGAAGTCACGCTGCTGTCAGGGGAATCGCCCGATCCGATCGCCCATGTCACGGCGACCTATTCCATTCCGAATGCGTAG
- the rplM gene encoding 50S ribosomal protein L13, whose product MKTFSAKPAEVQKKWVVIDAKGLVVGRLATLVAMRLRGKHLPIYTPHVDCGDNVIIVNAAHAVLTGRKREQKVYYKHTGYVGHVKERTARQILEGRFPERVIEKAIERMIPRGPLGRVQMGNLRVYGGPDHPHEAQNPEKIDIAKLNRKNTRAA is encoded by the coding sequence ATGAAAACCTTTTCGGCAAAGCCGGCCGAGGTCCAGAAGAAGTGGGTCGTGATCGACGCCAAGGGTCTGGTCGTCGGCCGTCTCGCCACGCTGGTCGCCATGCGGCTGCGCGGCAAGCACCTCCCGATCTACACGCCGCACGTCGACTGCGGCGACAACGTCATCATCGTCAATGCCGCGCACGCCGTGCTGACCGGCCGCAAGCGCGAGCAGAAGGTGTACTACAAGCACACCGGCTATGTCGGCCACGTCAAGGAGCGCACCGCGCGCCAGATCCTCGAGGGCCGCTTCCCCGAGCGCGTGATCGAGAAGGCCATCGAGCGCATGATCCCGCGCGGGCCGCTCGGTCGCGTGCAGATGGGCAATCTGCGTGTCTATGGCGGACCCGATCATCCGCACGAAGCGCAGAACCCCGAGAAGATCGACATCGCCAAGTTGAACCGCAAGAACACGAGGGCCGCATAA
- the rpsI gene encoding 30S ribosomal protein S9 gives MAESIQSLDQLSQLKGAVTAPDAPKYEKKVDKFGRAYATGKRKDAVARVWIKPGSGKVTVNTRDIEVYFARPVLRMMIEQPMVVAARKGQYDVICTVAGGGLSGQAGAVRHGLSKALTNFEPELRGVLKKGGFLTRDSRVVERKKYGKAKARRSFQFSKR, from the coding sequence ATGGCCGAAAGCATCCAGTCTCTCGATCAGCTGTCGCAGCTCAAGGGTGCCGTCACGGCTCCCGACGCTCCGAAGTATGAGAAGAAGGTCGACAAGTTCGGCCGCGCCTATGCCACCGGCAAGCGCAAGGACGCGGTCGCCCGCGTCTGGATCAAGCCGGGCTCCGGCAAGGTCACCGTCAACACCCGCGACATCGAGGTCTACTTCGCCCGTCCGGTGCTTCGCATGATGATCGAGCAGCCGATGGTCGTCGCTGCCCGCAAGGGCCAGTACGACGTGATCTGCACGGTCGCCGGCGGCGGCCTGTCCGGCCAGGCCGGTGCGGTCCGTCACGGCCTGTCCAAGGCGCTGACGAATTTCGAGCCGGAGCTGCGCGGCGTCCTCAAGAAGGGCGGCTTCCTGACCCGCGACTCGCGCGTCGTCGAGCGTAAGAAGTACGGCAAGGCCAAGGCCCGCCGCTCCTTCCAGTTCTCGAAGCGCTGA
- a CDS encoding LamG-like jellyroll fold domain-containing protein, whose amino-acid sequence MSFDDDSSNNKAAAGDHPARDPQPAQGVDRRTLLRNAMGVSALGLGASLLPGQAAHAHWRMHHHHRHVTTSFALAVLPDTQFYSRYATSEEGQSYQRQYGSTPYPAQTQFIVDNAAKYHIPFTIHLGDVVDQSKHPQQWAVADAAMKLLENAGRPYSVLAGNHDVLSALEFESAASQGAGTDAQRASSEPYLSWFPTSRAAKQRTFLERHPSGWHEAHVFHACGVSFMVLSLSWRASDDAIAWARSMIARHPMLPVILANHQLLNIANDGVSPLEVAYGQYLWEKLIRSNDQIFMTLNGHYHGGALLTKINDFHNPVHQMVVDYQMAYQGGNGLMRLYEFDFTANKIDVASFSPWVVEKPKDSLKQFDRAWLSEDNHAFSIPIDFRRRFSRFTNFCHLPAFAGTPILPRLKQDLYANYTEAPEPVVVPPANEQDYPLVAETVAHWRITSSAIGKAVAAGTALSDLTAANPMQRATLASAAQVADVVFTADKHRLSSAPGSVQFLNTTKQGAGRFSWFTTAANAPINAATFASGYTVEAFIKIDPNWKAADHAWCNILTRFGNRGWLPGYAGGDPESPPILFAISNLREVQWEIVPSSSTRQPQTDWSGEIMLDTWYHLAIVNDPADNSTVLYIEGAPVVRSVIGGNGIASTAASQPWALGCGWWDRAPSDGFIGSIGEVRVVSKPLAPSQWLTARRASA is encoded by the coding sequence ATGTCTTTCGACGACGATTCATCGAACAACAAGGCGGCCGCAGGCGATCATCCGGCGCGTGATCCGCAGCCGGCGCAGGGCGTCGATCGCCGCACCCTGCTGCGCAATGCCATGGGCGTCTCGGCGCTCGGCCTCGGCGCCAGCCTGCTGCCCGGCCAGGCGGCGCACGCGCATTGGCGCATGCACCATCACCATCGTCACGTCACGACCAGCTTCGCGCTCGCCGTCCTTCCCGATACGCAGTTCTACTCGCGCTATGCGACGTCAGAAGAAGGCCAGTCCTATCAGCGCCAATATGGCAGCACGCCCTACCCCGCGCAGACGCAGTTCATCGTCGACAACGCCGCGAAGTACCACATCCCGTTCACGATCCACCTCGGCGACGTCGTCGACCAGTCCAAGCATCCGCAGCAATGGGCGGTCGCCGATGCCGCGATGAAGCTGCTGGAAAATGCCGGCCGGCCCTATTCGGTGCTCGCGGGCAATCACGACGTGCTGTCGGCGCTGGAGTTCGAGAGCGCGGCGAGCCAGGGCGCGGGCACCGATGCGCAGCGCGCTTCATCCGAGCCCTATCTCTCATGGTTTCCGACCAGCCGCGCGGCGAAGCAGCGGACCTTCCTGGAGCGCCATCCGAGCGGCTGGCACGAGGCGCATGTGTTCCACGCCTGCGGCGTCAGCTTCATGGTGCTGTCGCTGTCCTGGCGCGCCTCGGACGATGCGATCGCCTGGGCGCGCAGCATGATCGCGCGGCATCCGATGCTGCCGGTGATCCTCGCCAACCATCAGCTTCTGAACATCGCCAATGACGGTGTCAGCCCGCTCGAGGTCGCCTACGGCCAGTACCTGTGGGAGAAGCTGATCCGCAGCAACGACCAGATCTTCATGACCCTGAACGGCCACTATCACGGTGGCGCGCTGCTGACGAAGATCAACGACTTCCACAACCCCGTCCACCAGATGGTGGTCGACTATCAGATGGCCTATCAGGGCGGCAACGGCCTGATGCGGCTGTACGAGTTCGACTTCACGGCCAACAAGATCGACGTCGCCTCGTTCTCGCCCTGGGTGGTCGAGAAGCCGAAGGACAGCCTGAAGCAGTTCGACCGCGCCTGGCTGTCCGAGGACAATCACGCGTTCTCGATTCCCATCGACTTCCGCCGGCGGTTTTCACGCTTCACCAATTTCTGCCATCTGCCGGCCTTCGCCGGCACGCCGATCCTGCCGCGCCTCAAGCAGGATCTCTACGCCAACTACACCGAGGCGCCCGAACCGGTGGTGGTGCCGCCCGCGAACGAGCAGGACTATCCGCTCGTGGCCGAGACCGTTGCGCATTGGCGGATCACATCGTCGGCGATCGGCAAGGCCGTGGCCGCCGGCACCGCGCTGTCGGACCTCACCGCCGCCAACCCGATGCAGCGCGCGACGCTCGCGAGTGCCGCCCAGGTCGCCGACGTCGTCTTCACAGCCGACAAGCATCGCCTGTCGTCGGCGCCGGGCAGCGTGCAGTTCCTCAACACGACCAAGCAGGGCGCCGGCCGCTTCAGCTGGTTCACGACCGCGGCCAACGCGCCGATCAACGCGGCAACGTTCGCATCCGGCTACACCGTCGAAGCCTTCATCAAGATCGATCCGAACTGGAAGGCCGCCGACCACGCCTGGTGCAACATCCTGACCCGCTTCGGCAACCGCGGCTGGCTGCCGGGCTACGCCGGCGGCGATCCGGAATCGCCGCCGATCCTGTTTGCGATCTCGAACCTGCGCGAGGTGCAGTGGGAGATCGTGCCGTCGAGTTCGACCCGGCAGCCGCAGACCGACTGGTCCGGCGAGATCATGCTCGACACCTGGTATCACCTCGCGATCGTCAACGATCCCGCCGACAATTCGACCGTGCTCTACATCGAGGGCGCGCCGGTCGTGCGCAGCGTCATCGGCGGCAACGGCATCGCCTCGACGGCGGCGTCGCAGCCCTGGGCACTCGGCTGCGGCTGGTGGGACCGCGCGCCGTCGGACGGCTTCATCGGCAGCATCGGCGAGGTCCGCGTGGTGTCGAAACCGCTGGCGCCGAGCCAATGGCTGACCGCGCGCCGCGCTAGCGCCTGA
- a CDS encoding GGDEF domain-containing protein, which yields MALDSMTLDIVATMVAALLGAMLLHFGRQENTPALRWWGAAYVLGAVAIALWTLIGELYGEVVSLFLSSIGLIATAMVWNAARVFHGKPASVPGLVLGATVWIASGMLLDASAQALRLTIGAAIVVIYAMLTAAELWQERRRTLHKRWPALIVPVMHGFVLMLPILLGNMLRDSDGAFAAAWVTIFSIELVLYAVGTVFVIFMLVSERIVSAHKRAATTDPLTGLLNRRGFAESCAQLIEREAREQRPVSVLIFDIDHFKSINDRFGHAEGDEVLKLFANVVVNNLRLTDLSGRIGGEEFAALLPCSIEEAMVAAERVREAFAASGVVCEDKPVDTTVSIGVAGGPGGTDLDVLLAAADTSLYKAKRSGRNRVEASAELPLSLDRYRRQRAAAAASLPQSGEAVLSS from the coding sequence ATGGCGCTTGATAGCATGACGCTCGACATCGTAGCGACCATGGTCGCAGCGCTGCTTGGCGCTATGTTGCTCCACTTCGGCCGGCAGGAGAACACGCCGGCGCTGCGCTGGTGGGGCGCGGCCTACGTCCTCGGCGCGGTCGCGATCGCGCTGTGGACCTTGATCGGCGAGCTCTACGGCGAGGTGGTGTCGCTGTTCCTGAGCTCCATCGGCCTGATCGCCACCGCCATGGTGTGGAACGCCGCGCGCGTGTTCCACGGCAAGCCGGCGAGCGTGCCCGGGCTCGTGCTCGGCGCGACGGTCTGGATTGCCAGCGGCATGCTGCTCGATGCGTCGGCGCAGGCGCTGCGGCTGACGATCGGCGCAGCGATCGTCGTGATCTACGCCATGCTGACCGCGGCCGAGCTGTGGCAGGAGCGGCGGCGGACCCTGCACAAGCGCTGGCCGGCGCTGATCGTGCCGGTGATGCATGGCTTCGTGCTGATGCTGCCGATCCTGCTCGGCAACATGCTGCGCGATTCCGACGGCGCCTTCGCCGCGGCCTGGGTCACGATCTTCTCGATCGAACTCGTGCTGTATGCGGTCGGCACCGTGTTCGTGATCTTCATGCTGGTGTCCGAGCGCATCGTCAGCGCCCACAAGCGCGCGGCGACCACCGACCCGTTGACGGGCCTGCTCAACCGCCGCGGCTTTGCCGAGTCCTGCGCGCAGCTGATCGAGCGCGAGGCGCGCGAGCAGCGCCCGGTCAGCGTGCTGATCTTCGACATCGATCATTTCAAGTCGATCAACGACCGCTTCGGTCACGCCGAGGGCGACGAGGTCCTGAAGCTGTTCGCAAACGTCGTGGTCAACAATCTGCGCCTCACCGATCTCTCGGGCCGGATCGGCGGCGAGGAGTTCGCAGCACTTCTGCCCTGTTCCATCGAAGAGGCCATGGTCGCCGCCGAGCGTGTCCGCGAGGCGTTCGCGGCCTCCGGCGTGGTGTGCGAGGACAAGCCGGTCGATACCACCGTCAGCATCGGCGTTGCCGGCGGGCCGGGCGGGACCGATCTCGACGTGCTGCTCGCGGCCGCCGATACCTCGCTCTACAAGGCCAAGCGCTCCGGTCGCAACCGGGTCGAGGCCTCGGCGGAGCTGCCGCTGTCGCTCGACCGCTACCGCCGCCAGCGCGCTGCCGCGGCTGCCAGCCTGCCGCAGTCGGGAGAGGCGGTGTTGTCCAGCTGA
- a CDS encoding antibiotic biosynthesis monooxygenase family protein codes for MITEIAQIDVKPGTEKDFEAAVAKARAAFGRSKGFHGFELHKSIEKPQRYRLMVKWETLENHTVDFRGSENFTEWRGLVGQYFANPPDVEHTETVLTSAG; via the coding sequence ATGATCACGGAAATCGCCCAGATCGACGTCAAGCCGGGCACGGAGAAGGATTTCGAGGCCGCGGTCGCGAAAGCACGCGCCGCCTTCGGCCGCTCCAAGGGCTTTCACGGCTTCGAGCTGCACAAATCGATCGAGAAGCCGCAGCGCTACCGCCTGATGGTGAAGTGGGAAACGCTCGAGAACCACACGGTCGATTTCCGCGGCTCGGAGAACTTCACCGAATGGCGTGGCCTGGTCGGGCAGTATTTTGCCAATCCTCCGGATGTCGAGCACACCGAGACCGTGCTGACCTCGGCCGGCTGA
- a CDS encoding phosphohydrolase, producing MTHDDLVEAYSAGGRHYHDLRHVQDCLDQLDRVADLSVRERESLTQAIWWHDAVYDPTRSDNEEQSAILAERHVAPELRDEVGRLIRLTRTHDVAPDDRLGALLVSIDLAILGTDEAGYDAYADAIRREYAHVPDDAYRAGRAAVLDRFARRPVIYPDAGFAAALDQKARANLARELRGLRS from the coding sequence ATGACGCATGACGATCTGGTCGAAGCCTACTCTGCCGGGGGACGGCACTACCACGATCTTCGCCACGTCCAGGATTGCCTGGACCAGCTCGATCGCGTCGCGGACCTCAGCGTCCGCGAGCGCGAGAGCCTGACGCAGGCGATCTGGTGGCACGACGCCGTGTATGATCCCACGCGGTCCGACAATGAGGAGCAGAGCGCCATCCTTGCCGAGCGTCACGTCGCGCCCGAGCTGCGCGACGAGGTCGGACGCCTGATCCGGCTGACCCGGACGCACGATGTCGCGCCCGACGATCGGCTGGGCGCGCTGCTCGTCTCGATCGATCTCGCCATTCTCGGCACCGACGAGGCCGGCTACGACGCCTATGCGGATGCGATCCGGCGCGAATATGCGCACGTGCCGGACGACGCCTACCGCGCCGGGCGCGCGGCGGTGCTGGACCGGTTCGCGCGGCGCCCCGTGATCTATCCGGATGCGGGCTTTGCCGCTGCGCTCGACCAGAAGGCGCGGGCCAACCTCGCGCGCGAGCTGCGCGGCCTTCGATCATAA